The Archangium primigenium genomic interval CGAGCGGGCACTCGGGGCGGGGATGCGCCGCTTCGTGTTGCTCAGCTCCTCGGCGGTTCCCGAGGGAGGGCCGTTCATGGGCGGACTGCATCGCTTCCTGCACGAGCGCGCGCCGGAGTGGACGGTGCTGCGCCCCTCGTGGTTCATGCAGAACTTCTCCGAGGGTCCCTCCCGGGACGACGTGCGCGATGAGGACGCGCTCTATTCCGCAGCGGGGGAGGGGCGCGTGCCCTTCATCGACGCGGGAGACATCGCGGAGGTGGGCCTCCGGGCCCTCATCGATCCGACGGCGCACAACACCGAGCACGTGATCACGGGGCCCCGGACGCTGAGCTACGCGGAGGTGGCCGACATCCTCGGCGCCGCGCGGGGCCGGGCCGTGCGCCACGTCTCCCTTTCCGAGGCGCAGTACACCGCGTACTGGGTCCGCCACGGATTGCCGCCAGACTACGCCGCGCTGCTGTCGGCCTCGGATGTGGCCATCTCCCAGGGGTCGGAGGACCGGACGACCGACGCCGTGGAGCGGGTGACGGGCCGACCTCCACGGGACCTGGTGGACTTCGCTCGGGAGCATGCCGCGGCCTGGCGCGCGTGATTCCAGGTCGGGGGCTAGGGGGGTCCCAGCCGCATGAGCACCTCGGCGATGCCGTCCTCGTGCTCCGGCTGCGCTTGGGCCACGGGGCGGAAGCCGCACTTCTCGAGGACGCGGATCGACGCCCCGTTGTGCTGGGCGACCCACGCATGCAGGGGACGTATCGGCTCGAGCGCCAGGAACGCCGCGAGCGCCCGCGTCGCGAGGCCTTGGCCCCAGTGCTCGCGGCCCACCCAATAGGCGATGAGCCGCTGGGTGTCCTGGTCCCAACTGCTGACGTAGCCCGCCACGACTCCGTCCACGAGGATCGTGCGGGTCACGTTCTCGGGGCGGAGGACCTTCGTGCGCCAGTGGGTCAGGAAGGCGTCGCGCTCGCGCGAGGAGAAGGCGGCCATCCGCAGCGCGTCGGGGTCGCGTTGGTGTTCGAAGAAGCGCGGGAGGTCTTCCTCCGAAACGGGGCGCAGGGTCATCACGTGATCGTCTCCGCGAGCCAGGGCGACGCGCGACTTTAATCCCGTCGATGCGAAGGTGAACAACTCCGAGTAATCGCGCCCCCAACGATTGCCGGATCCCGCGACCGTTCCTATTGCTGAGGCCTCTTCACGGG includes:
- a CDS encoding GNAT family N-acetyltransferase, with the translated sequence MTLRPVSEEDLPRFFEHQRDPDALRMAAFSSRERDAFLTHWRTKVLRPENVTRTILVDGVVAGYVSSWDQDTQRLIAYWVGREHWGQGLATRALAAFLALEPIRPLHAWVAQHNGASIRVLEKCGFRPVAQAQPEHEDGIAEVLMRLGPP
- a CDS encoding ergot alkaloid biosynthesis protein, which codes for MSKPRILVTGGTGKTGARLVRRLRELDWPVRLASRSGQAPDGVEAARFDWLRPEGHAAVLEGVERVYLVAPEGVPDPAAPMKTFIERALGAGMRRFVLLSSSAVPEGGPFMGGLHRFLHERAPEWTVLRPSWFMQNFSEGPSRDDVRDEDALYSAAGEGRVPFIDAGDIAEVGLRALIDPTAHNTEHVITGPRTLSYAEVADILGAARGRAVRHVSLSEAQYTAYWVRHGLPPDYAALLSASDVAISQGSEDRTTDAVERVTGRPPRDLVDFAREHAAAWRA